The Brettanomyces bruxellensis chromosome 8, complete sequence genome segment TGGAGGGGGCGGAGTCGGTTGTTCCCGGCATGAAGGCACTCATCGACACGTCTGTGGACCTCGGAGTGGAGGATGTGGTGATCGGCATGCCGCACAGGGGCCGGCTTAATATGTTGGCGAATGTGGTGCGTAAACCGGCCGAGGCGATCTTCTCGGAGTTCTCCGGGTCGACTCCTCAGGACGAGGGGTCTGGAGATGTCAAGTACCACTTGGGTATGAACTACGTGAGACCCACTACTTCCGGCAAGAGCGTGAACTTGTCGATTGTGGCCAATCCGTCGCACTTGGAGGCCGAGGACCCGGTGGTTTTGGGCCGGACTAGGGCCCTCCAGCACTTCAAGAACGACGTGGGCGAGTTCAACAAGGCACTCGGTGTTTTGTTCCACGGTGACGCGGCAATCGCCGCTCAGGGCGTCGTGTACGAGTCGATGGCGTTTTCGCACTTGCCGGCATTCTCCACCGGAGGCACTGTTCACGTCATAGTGAACAATCAGATCGGGTTCACGACGAACCCGGAGTTCGGCCGATCCACGCGGTACCCGTCGGACATCGCGAAGGCGTTCGATGCGCCGGTTTTCCACGTCAACGCGGACGATGTGGAGGCGGTGGTGTTCATGTTCAACTTGGCAGCCGAATGGAGAGAGACGTTCCACTCGGACGTTTTCTTGGACATTGTGGGCTACCGAAAGCACGGGCACAACGAGACGGACCAGCCATCGTTTACCCAGCCGTTGATGTACAAGCGGATTGCCCAGAAGAAGCAGGTGCTCGAGCTGTACGAGAAGCAGCTGCGGGACGAGGGCTTCTTCACGGATGCAGACATAGACGAGCACAAGCAGTGGGTGTGGAAGAAGCTCCAGGCGTTGTTCGACAAGGCCCGGGAGTATACGCCGGAGTCTCGGGAGTGGCTCACGGCCCCCTGGGAGGGCTTCAAGTCGCCCCGGGAGTTGGCCCGCGAGATTTTGCCGCATCTCCCCACTGCAGTGGACGAGGCCACGCTGAAAAGCATTGGTCGGGTGATCTCAACGCCTCCGGAGGGCTTCAAGATCCACCGGAACCTCAAGCGGGTGTTGAAGAGCCGGCTCAAGTCGATCGATGCGGGGAAGGGCATCGACTGGTCGACCGGCGAGGCCCTCGCACTTGGCTCGCTTGCCCTCGAAGGGTACCACGTTCGTGTCACGGGTGAGGATGTTGAAAGAGGCACTTTTTCACAGAGACACGCCGTGCTCCACGACCAGGACTCCGGGGCAACATACGTGCCCTTGAAGCACATCGGTGCCAGCCAGGGCGACTTCGTGATCTCGAACTCGCCGTTGTCCGAGTACGGTGCCTTGGGGTACGAGTACGGCTACTCGTTGGCCTCTCCGGATGCGTTTGTCGAGTGGGAGGCCCAGTTTGGCGACTTTGCCAATAACGCACAGTGCATCATCGACCAGTTTATCGCTGCTGGCGAGAGCAAGTGGAAGCAGCGGTCCGGTCTCGTGATGAGCTTGCCCCATGGGTACGATGGACAAGGTCCCGAGCACTCTTCTGCCCGTATCGAGCGATACTTGGAGCTCTGCAACGAGGAGCCGCGTGTTTTCCCAAGCCCGGAAAAGTTGGACCGGCAGCACCAGGACTGCAACATGCAGGTGGCCTACCCAACAACGCCGGCTTCGCTTTTTCACCTCATGAGAAGACAGATGCACCGCCAGTTCCGGAAGCCGttgatcatcttcttttcgaAGTCGTTGCTCCGGCACCCGTTGGCCCGGTCTGACCTGTCTGAGTTCACCGGAGACTCGCACTTCCCCTGGATCATCGAGGATAAGGAGCTCGGCAACTCCATCAACGACAAGCCCGGCATCAAGCGGCTTGTTCTCTGCTCCGGACAGGTGTACGCAACGCTTTTCAAGAAGCGTGAGGATCTTGGTGACAGAGAGACTGCGTTCCTCAAGGTTGAACAGTTCCACCCATTTCCATACGCTCTTCTCCGAGACGCTTTCAAGACTTACCCTGCCCTCGAGGACCTTGTCTGGTGCCAGGAGGAGCCCCTCAACATGGGTGCCTACTGGTACATGAAGCCAAGGTTGAATGCCACGCTCAAGGAGGCTGGTGTCGATCTTCCTTTGCGTTACGCGGGAAGAGACCCTTCTGCCTCCATTGCCACAGGCAACAAGAAGAGGCATCATGCTGAGGAGGAGGCTTTCCTGGCACAGGTCTGGAATAAATGAGCTAAtactcttttctttcttcacgTTCATGTTTCCTTTGTTCCACTTCATCCATAATTTGCTATGATACTTGTTTTTGCACTGCATTTGCCAGTGTGATATTTAAGGATTTCATATCtctgctttattttttctttggcaCTATATAAAATGTCTGTTAATTATGATATTCGTTCATGTTAAATGCTTAGATGTATGTAGATGAGAAGATGTGTGTGTGTGATGAGGTGGGATGATATGGGAGGAGATGTGATGATATGTAAAGATATGAGAGAATGTAATATTTCagttaattggtttaattGTGACACCTGTTGCTTTCGGAAGTTTGTGTTATAATAGTATTGACTGTCTTTGACGCTAAAGAAAGGgaagtaaaaagaactaaaTATGAAGGTAATATGAACGGgataaaaaggggaaatgcacatgcttaaatacctttgatCCTTATGTGCGAGGTTTTCTTGGGCACAAACAAGGTAAGGCAGCTTtatgtagacgcgactgtCGACTCATTAATTACAGAGAAGATGTCCGAAGATATGCGATAACATGTGATGATGTGAGAATATATAAAGATAGGAGAAATGATATTTAATGATATGTGAATATACCTAATGATGTGTGATGATATCTCAAGATGGGAGAGAAgggaggagaaaaataactttCGTTTAAGCACTTGCGAACTGAAGTCATATGCAAATCCCTAACCATTTCCTGGCAATtcaattcattttattcctaaaattattcaatttctcttttttatttttccccttatTCCtcctctttccttttttgttaCCATGGTATTGTCCGCATCCGGAAATCCCTCATTAGCGCTTCATCACTAAACTCCTCTCCACTCCTTACTTCTTCTAATACCCCCCTCCATATGTCCTTTAAATTGTAAATTTTATCCTTAATACATTCCACAATTATGAAGATATCGCTGTCCCTATTTGCCACCTTAAACTTAGCTGCCTTGTGCCTCGCTATTCATCCAATTCAAATTCACGAAAGACACTTCTATGACTCAGTAACTGGCAAGCCGGTAGGTATAAAACCCCCTTTTATCTGCTCATAACTCCTCTACTAACATCATCATTTCTTCagtttttcatcaaaggCGTCGACTACCAGCCAGGTGGGTCTTCAGGCGTGAGTTCAGAAAACGATCCACTTTCCGACATCGAGAAATGCTCAAGAGACATATATCTCTTTCAAAACTTGGGTATCAACACCATCCGGGTCTACTCCATAAACCCGGATCTAGACCACGATAAATGCATGACATTACTTGCCGAGGCTGGGATGTATCTTATCCTTGATGTGAATTCTCCAATGGGACATCAGCATTTAAACAGATATGAGCCCTGGTCAACCTACAATGAGCAGTACATGTCACACGTGTTCAAAGTTGTGACGCAGTTTTCTGCTTACAACAACACTTTGGCTTTCTTTGCCGGAAACGAGGTTGTCAACGATCGTGTATCGGCAAAAGTATCACCTGTGTATATCAAAGCTGTCATCAGAGATATGAAAGACTTCATGAGAAGAAATTCAATGAGAAAAGTACCTGTTGGTTACTCAGCAGCAGACGATTTGGACTACCGCATTTCCTTGGCCCAGTATCTCGCATGCTATGATACATCCACAGACGATCAGGTTGATTTCTACGGTGTCAATACATACCAATGGTGTGGACAACAGACTTTTTATTCTAGTGGTTACGACACCTTGGTCAGAGATTACATCAGATACCCGAAaccaattttcttttcggaATACGGTTGCAACAAGATCCTTCCCAGGCTATTTCAAGAGGTGGCCAGCATCTATTCTGCCAAAATGGCCGACGTGTTTTCTGGTGGACTGGTGTATGAGTTCGCACAGGAGCCCAACAATTACGGATTGGTCGATTATGACGAAGATGGCAACGTCAGGCTCTTGCCGGATTACTAcactttcaagaaaaggCTTGCTAAAGTCCGCGATCCAATGCTCAACAAGCCAGATAGCAGAATGAAAGGCTTTGGGTCCTTTGGCTCTAAACGGACGGCACCCACAACACAAAAGCCTCGAATCTGCTTGCAACAGTACGAAAATATTGATGTTAGTCGTGGTCTTCCCCGGCCAGTTGCCAGGGGTATCCAGAGATCGAACAAAGGTACAAAAAGAGCAGGTTTTGTTGCTTTGTCTAAGACTGACTACGTGTCAAAGTACAAGATTTTCAACGTGGATGGATCGCTATTGGTTGCCAATCCCACAGTTGCAATCGCACaggaaaatgatgatgaccCTGATCCTGTAGGGAGACACTATATTTGGAGCAGCAAGGCCACTAGCATAGCCACACCTGCAATAATAGCCATGGCTACATGTATAGTTGTAATGTTGTTGACACGCTGACCCACCCGAGAATAATTAGCTGCTACTGATGATACAGAAAAGGCCATTGACATGAAAGAATCCTATTAAAACacataaagaaaaaaatgaagccCAGGTggataagaagaaataagCACATACGTAACTAGCAAATATGTACACGTTGCAATTTCCGCTTAATAAACAAATCCCAAGATCTTACCAGAAACGTGCTTTCTCTTAGCTTCCTCGTGATCCATGATACCAGCGGAAGTGGTCAAGATAATGTATCCGAATTGTCTGGCTGGCAACAAGTTGTCAGTCCACTTTTCAACCTCGTTAATCTTGACATTGAATCTTGGCATGATGACGCCAACCTTATTCAATCTACCGTTCAATTGAACGACAACCTTTCCGGATCTGTGGTCATCGATATACTCGAATTCGCCAATGTAGCCTAaggggaaaagaaaaatattttgttagTATAATCTTCCAAATGCTATAAATGATATTTAACTAAAGCCTCGCCATATTTCACGTAACGTTCTGCAAAAGAATTATAGtcggaaaaaagaaaaactgtCGAGGAAAAGTAAACGGTTGAGAAAATGGTTGAACTCTAGTAAGGAGTCCTTTCAAAACCGTGTAAGAATCGATTCCTGGCTTTTATCTTCCGAAAAGTTAAAAGACAACAAGTGACTGATAAACAGGTCATGAAGCATAGTATGCAACAAACCCGACAGCAAGCCATCCAGTTATCATTCCGGTGTTTGAGGATTATGAAAATGACTAAAAAGAATTTGCAAACGTTAAGGAAACAAATACGATATGGCtgttttcaaatacttaCCATGCTTTTGAATAACACGCAAAAACTTCAAGATGACCTTGGATGAAGGTCTGATAAGAACTTGTCTTTTACCGTTTTTCTCGGCATTTGTGATTGTCTTAAGAGCGTCTGCAAGAGCTGAAGTTCTACCCATTTTGAATTAATATTGAACCTGCACCAATAGAAGTTGTATATGTTAGTATGCTTAAGTTTTTTCCAtgatcaaacaaaaaaggggaaaaaaaggcaaaTAAATCCCAAGGGTTTTTCTTTGTGTGCACTCTTTTGTAAgcaaattattttcttgtatCTCAAACAAAATGGTTTCTCGACTTGATTTTAGTTCAACCTAATCGACAGGAATGAAAAGTTAAAACCCCATGAGTGTCCCTTAGGATTCATGAAGTGAAACTTCATCAAAGAGATGAAATTCAACTTAGAGAAGGTGTTACAGTACTGAAATCTTCATTGTAACAGCAATAAAAAACTATTAGGCATTATCAGATATTCTCAAgtattcttcaaaagaacATCCACTATTGCTTAATCGTCTTCAGTGACCTGTAATTCTTTTCCTAGCACTTTCCGCCCGGCCAAAAGTATAATGCAAAGCCTGATGCATTATGCTTTACTCTAACCTTCACATACTGATCTGTTAGTTTGTAAGgaaatttgttgatgaagattaAGAGAAATATTTGAGGTAAACAGAATTCACATAGTAAGCTGTTCAATAAAGATGTGGGAATTTCTCcctatttatattttttgaaactcgctgaaaattttttctccatttcGACGTTCGCTCTCGGCAGAAACTATCAACAAACGGTACCTGGAGTATTTATGTTATTACGTAAGCACGCTAGATAAAGTTGAGAAATCAAATCTATCTTCAAACATGCGATCAGCAAAATACAGTTCAACAGTTATTCACTTTTGTTATcgtttgtttttcttttagacttggtcaaaaaaatgccatGTATGAGTCAATGCCAACTAGTGAAcaggaagagaaaagaatttCTTTGGAGTTATTTCAGAAAATTCGTCCCATATGTGTCCGTCTAACTGAGTTAACATTAACAAATGGAGATGTTAGTGGATTATCAAAGAGAATTCGGTCATTAAAAGGTCTATCAACAGCGCTAACTGAATTTTTTAGTACAAGGGGAGATGGTATAAGCATAACGTTAAACTTGGCAGACTACATATTTTTCCCAATCTCACAGTTCTTGGGGAAAAATGCCATTTCGGATTCAGAACTTGAGAATTGTCTTTATATTGTGGACAGTATAGCGACGCATTGCTGGACAAAGCCTGGACATCTTAATACAAAGCTATTTGAGCAGTTGATTTCCTTGGTTTCCGTGTTGATAGGCGGTGAACCCGATAATGTTGATATTTCAGGGCATTCAGAGGAAGTCATACAGAATGGTGTTTCTTGCATAAAGCATCTTATGATTGGCTGTCAGAACCAAGCTGATAGTTTTAAAACAGTCCTTTCACAGAAAAAGATATTTCAATCTATTCTTGCACATACTATTAGTGTACTCTTAGAATGTTCACTCAAATGTCCAAAGCTTGAGGCAAAATTAGATAGTCTAAGAGCTCTTAACGTGATAATGAATGTATTTGAAGATGGAGAATCACTAGCTCTTATCTTGCCTGGGATAATGTCAGTTATTGCAAAACTTATAAAGTCAAAGCCGCATTATCTCGTTGTCGTAGATGTGCTCAAATTGATGTCTTCAATAATGTCTATTACTTTCAGTGATTTTGATCTTGGTGTGGTAAGTGAACAGCCCAAAAGCCTGGAAGATCTCAAGCATATGATTAACGtacgaaaagaagatgaagcgATTACAGAAGTCAGTGATAATCCTTATGGTGTCGACAATGCCTACAGAAATGAACAGTGGCTAGAAAGCACACTTCCACACTTAAAAGACGCATTCAAAATCATACTAGCCGAGAATTCGGATTGGCTCGAACGTCAGAATTACAGAGAAGCTGTTTTGCATTTGGACATGACCATTTTAAGAAACTGTATCATCACTTGCAGGTGCATTATTCCAATTTTGCTTAGATCTTTGGCTATTTTGGATTCGTATGACGATTTGTCTGAGCAGTATCTGGAATCGTTGACATTTGGGCCGAATGTCCCCATACTAAGCACTAGTATGAAAGAGTTATTTGGAAGTGAGCTCAGGCAGTTATCGTTTAATTTGGCATCGCCAGATTCCTCAAGAGTTCGTGCATCAGTCTCTTCAATAACATTTGCTGTTAAGATTCTCATTGAATTAAAGATGTTTGATTCTTATTCAACGAGACAATTGCTTACTCATATTCACTCTGCGATGGCATCAATACTCATAGAGCGTAATTCAGCATCTGCGAAAAAACCGTTGTTGATATCTTCGAACAAATCTTCTCCGGCCGAGTATCAATCTGAATTATCAATTATAACATCTGACTATGTCACAGGATCAATTTCAAGTGACTCGGAGGAGACATCGCCATTTATTGGAGTTTTTGAACCTTCATCTGAGCGAGCAATCATCAAATTACTCGAAATTGCAGCTTCTGCACCACGAGTAGTTTCTACGCTGGAGCAACTGTTAATGGATTATGATTTAGCACAAAACTCTATCAGTGTGGTGATGCAAAAAGGTGTTCTTTTATGGATGGAAGACATAATTTTGAAGAGTAGAAAATCTAGTGTACTACTGAATTCTGATGCGGAGGCATATATGGATTTCTCTGACTCTGAAGATGGATTGTCGTTGACAAACGTACAGGATGATGTTTATCACCTACTTGAGAATGCAACAAATATTCTAGAGGTGAACTCCAACACCATTGTTCCAGGTATTGGATGGGTGAGCTCCTCAATAATAGGATTACGTGCAATTGGTGACTCGTGTACAATTCTGGGAGGTGCGttcaaagaagaattgaTTGATGTCCTTTTTCCGGTTATTGAGTGTTTGGCCTCTGCAAATGAAGCTGTTCGTATAGCGGCACAACATGTAACACTACTTCTTGCGAGAACTTTGTATGGTGGCTCGGTTAGAAATCTTATAAAGAGCAACAGCGATTATTTATTGGATTCGCTCTCTTTGCGTTTGACTGGTGAATCGCTTAATCCACGGCTTCCAGTTATATTAGTTGTTCTAATAAAAATTGGTGGGCCGGATCTCTTGAATCAATTGGATGATGTGATTACTGCGATGTTCACACTCTTGGACTTGTATTATGGTTATACATCTCTATGCGAAGGCTTTTTCACAGTTTTCTCTGTATGCATTGATGAGTTGAAGAAAGGACACTTTCACGATTTCGATTTTCTTCAGATCGAGTCAGAGTTTCAAGAGATAATTCAATGTATCATGAACCGTGGGGCATGAAGACATTGGATCAGGTATACAAGTATTTAAATACGAATTCTGacattgatgatgatgatgatgacgatgacgACGACGACGACGATAATACGATTATTGAAGAAATTGCAAGTGATCAGCTGAAAAATGGATTTTCGGGAATTGGAAAAGGGAACGAGGAGTCTGATTCCAAAAATGAGCATCCAGATATTCATGATGAAGCTGAAAAATGGGTCTCACCGTTAGACCAGAAGACATataatcttcttcttgatatGTTGGAATATGCCGAAAGATTGGCAAAGCACAGATCTGTTAGTTTAACATTGATAACATTAAAACTTGTCAACAAGATTATTCCTTTAATTGCCACCCAGAGATCCAGCTTTTTACCTGTTGCTGCAACCGTATGGGATTATGTGTGcagctttttgtttgataCAGATGATGCACGGGTTATAACATGCGCAATCGCTGTTTTGAAGAATATTACAAGATTTGCCAATACTTTTATGAGCTCCAGATTTATCAAATTATTCAATGACATAGATGCCAATAGCTCTTACAGTAAATTGTTATTGAGATGGAAGGACTACCGGATGAAACTACTTAATAAAGCCGATTCTAATAAGGTGGTTCTTAATCGTACGAGTACTTCCCTTAACTGGGATCAGGAGTTGTTTAATTCAATTTGTGACTTTTATCAGTATTCTTTACAAAAACTAGGCCGCTTTGTTCCAAATGATGTGGCTACAAAAATTGTCAGTATTACCGTTGTTTATGACCCTAATGAATCTCATTATGGATATTTCGATGATCTTGTGGAGTACATCAAGATGGACGAGAACATTTTATAGAATATTCGATATCATATTAGTTCAccataattattttatctttctaACTAAGGCACTTTTTCGTAATATCAAGCtttgcatcttcttttttttggtttctcTCCCAAAGTATGGTAATGTTGGTGAAGCAAAAGAGTAAATACTTTAAAGacttttactttattttcatttgcaGTATTCGAACAGATGATTATCGTTCCACGAATTCTCAAGATTTGTACAGCGGAATTGAGGGACAATAAATAGCAATTGATTTACATAAAATTTATCGGAGAAATGAAGTACAGATAAGGGGTTGATTATTCAACATGtaaattatatttctttaCTAATGGGTTCTAATCTTGAACGGAATCACATCTTAAACATATTCTGTGTACTTCAATAAACATTTCCATCACAAATGTTAGTCCTGCCAaaatacaacaaaaagTCATGCTGCATGATCACGTGACCAAGCCAAAAGTTGCAATCGGAAAAATACACATTTAAAGCTGACAACCGCAGGACTGCCTATCTAACATACTTGGactaaatatatttatttcattatgcTAGTTAGATAAGTTGGACATACCATTAAATGAGTTCTTTAAGGTCTATATGTTGATTTCAATAGAATCTTAATGATTCACTGAATTATGAAATGAATAGGCGCTAATAAAATGCCGCTTACACAAGCAAAGACGCTAGTATTTAGCAATATGCTAGTGGAGAAGTTCAGCGTATTCTGAATAGAGTACAAATTATATGCTATCCGGAACTTCAAGGAATACTATGGAAAGAGAGTGTGTAAAAAACTCCAAAATTATTTAtcttaattttttggcTGTAACGATAAGCTGAAGGCGCGATCAAAGCCGGTTGGTCCCCATTACACATTTCTGCACGTATTACTTTATTGAGGTCAATTAATCGATACAACTGgacagaagaagcaaagaagCAAGCGATAAAGGAATTCATTGATCTGAGAGTAAGAAACTATTCAAATATCGAAATATCAACTTTTAATATATCACCATTATCGACgttttttcatcatctctCTAAAAGAGCACTAGGAACGATCATGACTGGAGGCGGTGAATCGCCACTTATAAGAGAGGCTACACATGCCGGAACATGGTATGTTGGTACACCCAGTGTTTTAGATCGTCAATTGGATCAATTTCTCAACGGCAAAACCAAAATTATCGATGGTGCTCGTATTTTATTAGGTCCACATGCTGGATATTCGTACGCCGGTCCAACATTGGCAAAAGCATATGGGGCGTTTGATCCATCTAAGGTCAAGAGAGTCTTCATCATGGGACCATCGCATCATGTGTATTTCTCTGGCTCTGTTATGACATCAAAATTCGATGCTTACGATACTCCTCTGGGAAAGATTCCGGTTGATAAAGAGACAATATCTGTTTTAATGAAGAAGGACCCCAAGATGTTTAAGCAGATGAGTTTCCAGgctgatgaggatgaacaTTGCTTTGAAATGCACATGCCTTTCCTTTATAAGGTGACGGAGAATTCTCCAAACGGTGTTCCCAAAATTATTCCAATCATGATATCCGACTCGAACGAGAAATTGGAGCGAAAACTTGCCAAGGATTTGCAGCcgtattttgaaaataaggaGAATGCATTCATAATAACATCCGACTTCTGCCATTGGGGTTTCCGATTTGATTACACTGCCTACACTGCAGATGGAAAAGTTGACTCCTTAACAAGTGATCCAAGAGTCCCGAAAGGAGGAATACCAATTTATCAAAGTATCGAGGCCATGGACAAAAAGGGAATGAAGGTTGCCTCGACAGGATCATACAACGATTTCAGAAAGTATCTTAGTGTGACCGGAAATACTATATGTGGTGCAAAACCTTTAAGTGTCCTTCTTGCTATAATGGAAAAGTACTATCAGCAAGAAGCTGATGATAAATTCCAATGGAATGGATATGCTCAAAGCTCTCATGTGATAAATCCAATGGACAGTAGCGTGAGCTACGCTAGTGGTTACGCTGTAATTTGAAGCTGGAGAAATGCCTTTATGTGTCTTTAATGAATTTTATGTTTGGTTGATCTGGGTCCTTTTTTTGTCACGTGATTATGTACGTATGGCCACCGATTCGGCGTCTacaaattttattttctttaattttcgAAGTTTCAgttcatttttaattttttcttcttgcccGATTCAGCATTCTCAGGGATGCAACCGTGACTTATAATACATGCAAATTAAAATTTAGCGCCAGCCAtgatttattattattggGGATAGATTAGACAATGTTTAGGAAAGTTAATCGAGAGTGATCAGACAGGTATTAGGAATATTTAACGTATGGTGGCTGTTTTAAAAACTAATCTTTGCTATTTCACCCATTGCTATCGAACCGAAGTATGCAATCCCTTTCGAAAgccaaaagaaataatgtTGAAAAGTGGATTGCACAAAATTATTGCTTAGAGGAAAAACTGACATCGGAGGAGAAGTACAATGTAATCTACAAACAGAAATTTAAACTTGACAAAAACCTGAACTTTGAGCACGATGATAAAGAGAACACAATTGAAAATGGACCAAAAATCACAAAGTCGCAGCCCAGTAAGGAGAGTTTGAGTGCCCCAAAAGTGGAGGAAGAACAGTCTATTCCTATAACTCTGGTATTGGAGTGCAAGCAAACAGAAATATGGattccattttcaaaagtcACAGATCCACTTTTAAGGCCTCAAGTGTTTCGGCATCATCAAATCAAACTTGAGGAATCTGAAAACAACCAAGAATACAACATCACGGAAAATTTTTGCTGTCCTCCAAGTCCACATGAGGaggaaataaaagaaatacatCGAAATTCTGGAAAGTGGATTAGGCAATCCAGCTTAAAACCCAGATTTCAAAGATGCCGACGAGACACCGAGAGTGAGTTTGCTTTATGCAGACTTTGCCCGCACAAGAAATGGATTCCGACTTTATGGTTTGAACAACATATGGCATTGGCACATGGTATTCTGGCGTTTAAGGATTATAGTGAATCAGTAACAACTGTCGCATTGCCAGAACCCAAGGGTCTTTTTTGTATTCATCAAACAAAGAATTTCAAGAGGTATTATTGTCAG includes the following:
- a CDS encoding uncharacterized protein (BUSCO:EOG09262WFG) — protein: MTGGGESPLIREATHAGTWYVGTPSVLDRQLDQFLNGKTKIIDGARILLGPHAGYSYAGPTLAKAYGAFDPSKVKRVFIMGPSHHVYFSGSVMTSKFDAYDTPLGKIPVDKETISVLMKKDPKMFKQMSFQADEDEHCFEMHMPFLYKVTENSPNGVPKIIPIMISDSNEKLERKLAKDLQPYFENKENAFIITSDFCHWGFRFDYTAYTADGKVDSLTSDPRVPKGGIPIYQSIEAMDKKGMKVASTGSYNDFRKYLSVTGNTICGAKPLSVLLAIMEKYYQQEADDKFQWNGYAQSSHVINPMDSSVSYASGYAVI